A window of Micromonospora eburnea genomic DNA:
AAGGTGCGCCAGGCGGTGGGGGTGAAGGTGAGGGTGGGGCCGGTCGGGTCCTTGGAGTCGCGGACGGCGACCAGGCCGGGGAGGTTGTCGGCGACCTCGACGCAGTTGCCGCCGTTGCCGCTGCTGCGGCTGCTCTTGCGCCATCGGGCGCGGGTCAGGTCCATGCCCCTGTGCCTCTCGTGACGTGTGGCCGCTCTGCCGGATCGCGCGCCGTGGCCCGCGCTCCGGTGGGCCGCTGAAGGTCGGGTCAGGCGCGGGTGGGCGGTTGGGTGAGGAAGGTGCGCCAGGCGGCGGGGGTGAAGGTGAGGGTGGGGCCGGTCGGGTCCTTGGAGTCGCGGACGGCGACCAGGCCGGGGAGGTTGTCGGCGACCTCGACACAGTCGCCACCGTTGCCGCTGCTGCGGCTGCTCTTGCGCCACCGGGCGTCCGTCAGCTCCATGTCTCCGCCACTTCCCTGATTAGATCGACCGACTGCCAGTGGGAGAGCGCCTCGCCGCGCACGTTCTCCCAGGCGGCCATTATCGCCGCCAGGTCATCGACATCGCTAACCACTTGTCCCTCAAGCTGGTTGTCGAGGTAGCCGGCGATCCGATGATCCGGGCAGGTGGCGAGCACGAACGGGCCGTTCAGCCCGGCGTAGGCGCCGACCGGGGACGGCACGACGTGCACCCGGACATGCGGCTCCGCGCAGGCGGCCACCAGGGAGAGCAACTGCTCGCGCATGGTCTCCCGGCCGCCGACGGGCCGGCGGAGGATCCCCTCGTCGATCACGGCGGTGAACTGGGGCGGGTCGTCGCGCCGCAGCACACCCTGGCGGGTGAGCCGGGTCGTGACGTGCCGCTCGATGTCGGCCCGGGGGAGCATGCCGGCCCCGGTGAGCACCGCCCGGGCATACGCCTCGGTCTGCAACAGGCCCGGCAGCACCACGGACTGATAAGAACGCAGCGCCACCGCCTCGCGCTCGATCTCCTGCCAGGGACGGAACCAGACCGGGTCACGACGTCTCGAAGTGTCGGGCCAGATGTCCCCCACGTCCCGGCCGAGCGCCTCGGCCGCCGCCACCCGATGCCGGGCATGCGGGATGCGATTCTCGCTCAGCCAGCGGCCCACCGTCTTCGGGTCCACGCCCACCCGTTCGGCAAGCGACTCGGTGGTGTACCCGGTCTCGTCGAGCGCCACCCGTAGCGCGTCGTTCACGGTCCCTCCCCATTGGACGTCTCGAATATCTGCCGACCATATCGCTACGCGGTGTACCTGTCCGGCCACCCTCGGCAGCGTGTCGCGTAGGACGGCGCGGCCGGTGGAGGCGAAGGAGCCCGGCGGTCAGCGTCCAGCGCGGGCCGCCCCGCCAACGACGTCGGGGCGGCCCATCCATCGGTGACGGAGGGAGAGACATGCGTATCCGGTTCTGGCGGCAGCGACCCGAGGCGGCGCTCCGCGTACCCCGGCAGCGGCCCGAGGCGGGGCTCCGCGTACCCCGGCAGTGGATCGTCAAGAACGAGCAGCCGACGTGGGCGAGCCAACCGACGGACGTCTTCCCCACCGACGAGCCGGGGCGCGCGGGCAACCTCACGCCGGCGCAGCGGTGGCGGGCCGGCGGATGGCGGCGGAACGGCGGCGCGCGATGAGCCGGGCGTCCCGGCCGCACCTGCCGATGCGTCCACTGTGGCGGTGCCGGCGCTGCGGCGCGGAATGGCCCTGCCAACCGGCCCGGCTCGCCCTGCTGGTCGAGTACCGGGCCGACCGGACCGCGCTGCTGGTCTACCTGAGCACCCTGATGGCCGAGGCCGGCGCGCAGTTGTCGCAGCTCAACGGGCACGGCGCACCGGCGGATCTGACCGACCGCTTCCTGTCCTGGGCCCGCGCCCGCTGACTGGCCATGACCCCACCGGCGGCTGACACCAGCAGGGGCCGAGCCACCCGATGGGGTGATTCGTGGGGGCCGCCCGGTTTGACCCCTTGCCTGCCGGGAAGTCGGACACCGTGCGCGGATTTGTGAACAACCTCGAACAGGCATCCCGGCTCGACCGGATCGGCGACCGGCTCCAGCGGGCCGTCCAGGGCACCCTGCGCGGCCAGCGGGTCCGGGACTTCCTGCACGGCGTCTGGTTGGGGCACCCACTGCACCCGGCGATGGTGCAGGTGCCCGTCGGTGCCTGGATCAGCGCCGCGGTGCTGGACCTGATGCCCGGTCAACGCCGGGCCGCGACCACCCTGATCAGGATCGGCACGCTGAGCGCCCTGCCGGCCGCCGTCGCCGGGCTCAACGACTGGGCGGCCCTCTCCCGCGACCAGCGCCGGGTCGGTCTGGTGCACGCCACCGCGAACGTGATCGGTCTGGCCTGCTACACCGGCTCGCTGATCGCCCGGCGCAACGGCCGGCACGGGACGGGCCGGGCGCTGGCGTACCTCGGGCTCTCGGCGGCCAGCGGCGGGGCGTACCTGGGCGGGCACCTCGCGTACAAGCAGGGGGCGCAGGTCAGCCAGAGCATCTCCGAGATGCACCGGATGAGTGAGGGCTGGCACCCGCTGGGGGACATGTCCACGCTGCCGCAGCGGCAACTCGTCACCCGGGAGATCGACGACGTGTCGGTGATCCTCTACCGGCACGGCGACGACGTCACCGTGATGCTGGAGCGCTGCCCCCACCAGAGCGGCCCGCTCGGCGAGGGCCAGGTGCAGCAGGTCGACGGCCACGACTGCGTGGTGTGCCCGTGGCACGGCAGCACGTTCCGCCTCAACGGCGGCGAGGTGGTGCACGGCCCCGCCGCCAACGATCAGGTGATCCTGCCGAGCCGGGTGGTCAACGGCCGCCTCGAAGCCCGCCTCCCCTGAGTTCCCCTCCCGAGATGTTGGTAGGAAGTGGCCCCTGGAGGGGCCGAGGTCGGCAGTGATCAGGGTTTGCGGTGGCGACCGGTCGGTAGCGCCTCGGGGGTTGGGCGTCGGCGGAGGCCGAGGACGGCACCTATCTGGGCGCCGACGATGCTCGCCACGGCCAGCACCGCCGAGATCGCCAGTGGCCGGTTGATCCGGTCCTCGACGGTGGGCCGGGACGCGCCGGCCGCCAGCGCCGGTGGCTGCCCAGCCGGTTCCACCACTGCGGCCGGCCTTGGAGCGCCGGTCACCTGCGACGACGGCATCGGCGTGGTCGTCTGTGCGGACGGCCTCGGCGTGGAAGCCTGCGAGGGCGGCCTCGGCGAAGGAGACCGCAGGGACGGCTTCACCGTGGGCGCCGGACCCATCGCCTCGACCCCTCGGCCCGGTGCCGCGATGCCCGTCGTGCCCGGTGTTGTCGCGCCTGGCGTCGTCTTGCCCGGAGCCGTCGTGTC
This region includes:
- a CDS encoding DUF397 domain-containing protein, whose product is MDLTRARWRKSSRSSGNGGNCVEVADNLPGLVAVRDSKDPTGPTLTFTPTAWRTFLTQPPTRT
- a CDS encoding DUF397 domain-containing protein, which produces MELTDARWRKSSRSSGNGGDCVEVADNLPGLVAVRDSKDPTGPTLTFTPAAWRTFLTQPPTRA
- a CDS encoding helix-turn-helix domain-containing protein, which translates into the protein MNDALRVALDETGYTTESLAERVGVDPKTVGRWLSENRIPHARHRVAAAEALGRDVGDIWPDTSRRRDPVWFRPWQEIEREAVALRSYQSVVLPGLLQTEAYARAVLTGAGMLPRADIERHVTTRLTRQGVLRRDDPPQFTAVIDEGILRRPVGGRETMREQLLSLVAACAEPHVRVHVVPSPVGAYAGLNGPFVLATCPDHRIAGYLDNQLEGQVVSDVDDLAAIMAAWENVRGEALSHWQSVDLIREVAETWS
- a CDS encoding flavin reductase — protein: MSRASRPHLPMRPLWRCRRCGAEWPCQPARLALLVEYRADRTALLVYLSTLMAEAGAQLSQLNGHGAPADLTDRFLSWARAR
- a CDS encoding Rieske 2Fe-2S domain-containing protein gives rise to the protein MRGFVNNLEQASRLDRIGDRLQRAVQGTLRGQRVRDFLHGVWLGHPLHPAMVQVPVGAWISAAVLDLMPGQRRAATTLIRIGTLSALPAAVAGLNDWAALSRDQRRVGLVHATANVIGLACYTGSLIARRNGRHGTGRALAYLGLSAASGGAYLGGHLAYKQGAQVSQSISEMHRMSEGWHPLGDMSTLPQRQLVTREIDDVSVILYRHGDDVTVMLERCPHQSGPLGEGQVQQVDGHDCVVCPWHGSTFRLNGGEVVHGPAANDQVILPSRVVNGRLEARLP